From one Hirundo rustica isolate bHirRus1 chromosome 8, bHirRus1.pri.v3, whole genome shotgun sequence genomic stretch:
- the CALHM2 gene encoding calcium homeostasis modulator protein 2 has translation MATFITEIFNFLSLFSMNKDSLLFNGLVALGTLGTEELFSFIVFNCPCSPSLNYKYGMTVIIVPALALFFMGVIWNNHTWKLVDEYHMRGIKNFSAAATFLLFGSIVGWASVAPITWSVISLLHGEAYICALSEFVKPSSMDNFPTKYGAEVLAKFPCKDVPANLTKLSDEVTRRLRYESQLFGWVFLSIVVILVLVTKCLKHCCLPLSCRQEAYWVQYCSNEDKLFRRTAEVHSKIQAAKNVKKFFGFVALDKEEKELVQEFPMDSIQLSFPWNDIKGVDIYQENKSFPLYSCLHKWAKEMEGKGPTPEAIV, from the exons ATGGCCACCTTCATCACTGAGATCTTCAACTTCCTCTCCTTGTTCTCCATGAACAAAGATTCACTGCTTTTCAATGGTTTGGTGGCCCTGGGCACGCTGGGGACTGAGGAGCTCTTCTCATTCATTGTCTTCAACTGCCCTTGCTCCCCTTCTCTCAACTACAAATATGGGATGACTGTCATCAttgtcccagccctggccctcTTCTTCATGGGTGTCATCTGGAACAACCATACCTGGAAACTGGTGGACGAGTACCACATGCGTGGCATCAAGaacttctctgctgctgccaccttCCTCCTCTTTGGCTCCATCGTGGGCTGGGCATCTGTGGCACCCATCACTTGGTCAGTCATCTCACTGCTGCATGGGGAAGCTTACATCTGTGCCCTCAGCGAGTTTGTCAAGCCATCCTCCATGGACAATTTTCCCACTAAGTATGGAGCTGAGGTGCTGGCCAAGTTCCCCTGTAAAGATGTCCCAGCAAACCTCACCAAACTCAGTGATGAAGTGACGCGGAGACTGAGATACGAGTCCCAG ctcttTGGATGGGTGTTCCTCAGCATCGTTGTGATCCTGGTTTTGGTCACCAAGTGCCTGAAACACTGCTGCTTGCCACTGAGCTGCCGGCAGGAGGCTTACTGGGTCCAGTACTGCTCCAACGAGGACAAGCTCTTCCGACGCACAGCTGAGGTCCACTCCAAGATCCAGGCAgccaagaatgtgaaaaaattctttggcTTTGTGGCACTGgacaaggaagagaaggagctgGTGCAGGAGTTCCCGATGGACAGCATTCAGCTGAGCTTCCCATGGAATGACATCAAAGGTGTTGACATCTACCAAGAGAACAAGAGCTTCCCCCTCTACAGCTGCCTCCACAAATGGGCCAAAGAGATGGAAGGGAAGGGGCCAACCCCAGAAGCCATCGTCTGA
- the CALHM1 gene encoding calcium homeostasis modulator protein 1, with amino-acid sequence MDKFRMIFQFFQSNQESFMNGICGIMALASTQMYSAFDFNCPCLPLYNLAYGLGILLVPPFILFLLGFVLNNNISMLAEEWRRPQGQRGKDPSVLRYMFCSMAQRAMIAPAVWVSVTLLDGKCITCAFCTSVPVETLGNASHSRLSQGEIQRVLARIPCREIYNGQQLIANEVAVRYLRCISQALGWCFVLLMTTLAFLVRSLRPCFSQAAFLKSRYWSHYIDIERKLFDETCAEHARSFAKVCIQQFFEGMNTDLVAARCHLPRKAPADAGEAAEKLLGITDQGTMNMALKSWHRCKPPLHLHPPALPTGNGWAGEGQPPTHLSAPQRETAAYYSWV; translated from the exons ATGGACAAGTTTCGGATGATCTTCCAGTTCTTTCAGTCCAACCAGGAATCCTTCATGAATGGCATCTGTGGGATCATGGCCCTTGCCAGCACCCAGATGTACTCAGCCTTTGATTTCAACTGCCCCTGCTTGCCACTCTACAACCTGGCCTATGGGCTGGGCATCCTCCTGGTGCCCCCCTTCATCTTGTTcctgctggggtttgtgctgAACAACAACATCTCCATGCTGGCAGAGGAGTGGAGGCGGCCGCAGGGCCAGCGGGGGAAGGACCCGTCTGTCCTGCGCTACATGTTCTGCTCCATGGCACAGCGGGCCATGATCGCCCCCGCGGTCTGGGTGTCGGTGACGCTGCTGGACGGCAAGTGCATCACCTGTGCCTTCTGCACCTCGGTGCCCGTGGAGACCCTGGGCAATGCCAGCCACTCCCGCCTCTCCCAGGGGGAGATACAGCGGGTCCTTGCCCGAATCCCCTGCAGGGAGATCTACAATGGGCAGCAGCTCATTGCCAATGAAGTGGCCGTCAGGTACCTGCGCTGCATCTCACAG gctctgggctggtgctttgtgctgctgatgACCACTCTGGCTTTCTTGGTCAGATCACTTCGGCCTTGCTTCAGCCAGGCTGCCTTCCTGAAGAGCAGATACTGGTCCCACTATATCGACATCGAGCGCAAGCTGTTCGATGAGACGTGCGCGGAGCATGCCAGGAGCTTTGCCAAGGTCTGCATCCAGCAGTTCTTTGAGGGCATGAACACCGACCTGGTAGCTGCTCGCTGCCACCTGCCCAGGAAAGCCCCTGCCGATGCAGGGGAAGCTGCCGAGAAGCTCTTGGGCATCACTGACCAGGGCACCATGAACATGGCCCTGAAGAGCTGGCACAGATGCAAGCCCCCACTGCACCTGCACCCACCTGCCCTCCCCACTGGAAATGGCtgggcaggagaagggcagcCCCCCACGCACCTGTCTGCACCCCAAAGAGAGACAGCTGCCTACTACAGCTGGGTGTGA